From the Rhinoraja longicauda isolate Sanriku21f chromosome 20, sRhiLon1.1, whole genome shotgun sequence genome, the window TCATAAGacttaagagcctgtcccacttagtcgattttttggcgactgccagcgactgtcaaagtcatagcagatcaccgaaattttcttttacccgacgacaatgaccacgacaatgccgagtcaggttgagattacaccgtcttcggaaacattgtaaaaattcccacgctgtcaatgcttctccagcgtcctgattttcgctgaaatcactgacaagtcggtaagtacttgagagttttgaactataacaccttgtatgggttacttaaaaaccaagcttcactgtaacaaggaataaaccggatttacatCCAgtttaatagctgtattaaaaaaatatatttaaaaatggttaagtggatttttgtgaaaagtgtgtgggcattctttgaaaatgtaagggagatgcatatctggtttctgggttgcatatctgggttgggagaccactttaaatgtaatggctgatggccaaaaaaatcgcgaaaattcccaagcttacctaaccgtcaaactgtcgcctccaatctacctgtcaaatgtcctgacggtaaataaattggttaaacacaggcattttatggtatcttgaaattactttacttattttaatattatgtgcttctaaatgcatctaagagaacctatcaaacctggggacagcatgcgacagcgcccgcaataagcaacgatacctggcgacaaaccAGATATCGCcaggaaatttcaaaccggatgatttctcagcggcgcgccgagatccacaatgatttttggaagactcctcacgatcatgccggcgacaccccggcgacagcctagtcaccggcagttgccttaaaatcgcctaagtgggacaggccctttagtgaagACTATTCAGTCCATTACGCTTTGTCATTTTGCTTCAAACATCAGCAGTGCCCATCAGTAACCCAAACTCGAGGACAGTATGTATGACATTAGGGGCTCCAGGAATCCTATATCTGTCTTTGGAGACCAGGTTTGTATAATGTCGAAAGTAACAAAATGTTTGTGTATTTAAAATAATTAGACAAAGATGTAGTGTTTCTTTAAGCACTGTTTTATTAACCAAGTAggtgaattaggttttcaactaTTTATTTATAAGCACGTATTAAAATGTTCTAGTTTGAGTCTATGTACTCGGCTCTTGAAATTGCGGTTTTAATCACACTGTATTTTCACCACACATTTTGACACCGCATAACGAACGTAACGTACGGATAACACGGAAGTACATTTAAACATGGTAATCCAGAAGTTGCTGACATTGGTTTTCTATTTTTTCCCAACATCATGGTCAGAAATTAATACAATGATGAAATGCTGGTGCAGTTACCTTGTCACAAAGTACCCTGTGAATGGTATACAAGACACAAGTATCTTTTAGTAGTGTACTAATTCATCATTACCATGCAGCAATCCCACTAATTTCCCCACTAATAATGCTTTATGCAACTTTTCATTTTCCTCAAACAGGTCAAAGTATTTCCTTGAAAAAGTTTTGATATTTCGTTTCTACCTTAATTTTATGTGAATGTCGGAATTTTGGTAAACCGATTGTAATATTTAAAGGTTTTTTTGCAACGGCATTTTTAACTTTGTTTGCTTGGAGTGAGATTGCTCTTGGATCACTGGAGCCAACGGTACCATTAGGAAAGATCATATCTATCCCATTGAGATCTCTCGGTCTTTAAAAGCAACTTTGTCAgtgattttttacatttttttttagagatacagtgcagaaacaggcccttcggcccaccgggtccacgccacccagcaatccccgcacattaacactaatgttacacacaatttttacatttgcccagccaattaacctacaaacctgtacgtctttggagtgtgggaggaaaccgaagatctcggagaaaacccacgcaggtcacggggagaacgtacaaactccgtacagtacagcacccgtagtcaggatcgaacctgagtctccggcgctgcattcgctgtaaggcagcaactctaccgctgcgccaccgtgcagccgtgATGAGTGCGATTGGATTTGGGGAAGGAAATCCACTGTTCTTATCTGCCTATGTCTGTCTTCAGCCCCACTTTACTGTGAACAAACATGCAATGGAAACCCACGGATGCtagaaatctggaataaaaacaacaacaaaaaactggaTGAAACACTCAGCATTTTACAGgtccaggattgtaggttaattggattgataTAGATGTAAGATTGTTTCTAATgtatgtcgggtagtgttaatgtgtggggatcgctggtcagttcggactcgttgggccgaagggcccatttcagcgctgtatctccaaactaaactaaacctgggtggggagaatgtacacaaaATGAATCTGCTACACCTTGATCAAAATGTTAATGCCGTTTCTCAATAGATATGGCCTGGCCTCCTACATAATTTCAGCATGCCAAATTTTTATTAAAGTGGCTAACACTTGACCAGTAAACCAATCAATTATAGTTATCTTCCGCCAGTGGCTGCTTCTGAAAGAGGCGGGCAGTAAGTTCCCGCTATAGCAGAGTTGCTGCATCCCAAACAAGGGATATATGAAAGGTTCCTAATTATCTTCGCATCTTGTGGATGGCAGAATATTGTAAGAAAATGTCTCTGGATGAACAATCCCAATATAGCTCAAATTTAAAAGCTGCAGATCTCTTTAGTGATTGAGATCCTTAGTCAGGATGAAGAAATTCATATGAAGTAAAGAAATTTTCCAAACATTGGaaggatgttttggatcaggtcgTGCCGGCCAGAGCATCATATGTGCTAACTGTCCCAGGTCCtcagctgttcctccagttcaaAAATTGAAAtccattttatcaaaaatatctgattaggtggagacaggaaaacagtgggagaactgggaagggggaggggaagagagtgacagaggagctatctaaagttagagaagtcaatgttcatactgctgggctgtaagctgcccaagcgaaatatgtgttgctgttcctccaatttgcggtgggcctcactatgacactggaggaggcccatgatagaaaggtcagattgggagggggagttgaggtgctcagccaccgggtgatcaggttgattaaggcggactgagcgaaggtgttgagcgaaacgattgccgagcctgcgtttgttctCGCCGGTGTAGAGAGGTTGGCATCTGGAactgcggatacaatagatgaggttggaggaggtgcaggtaaacctctgcctcatctggaaagactgggatgagattggaggaggtgcaggtgaacctctgcctcacctgctaTGTCTACTTGGCCATTGATATTGTTTGTCCAATTAGTTGCTATTCTCAGAATGACAGTGTTATGCACAGTTGACCATATCGTCATCCTCCAAAACCTTCCCTCCAGAGAGAAGATATATTCACTTGGCTCTATTCTTCCAATCAAAGCCAACGAATCGCCTGTTATGTCTACCCTTCTTGCTCCTCACAGTTATCTCTGGGAACCTCTGTGATCCATGTCACATCCCTCCCCAATAAGTTAACCAACCTCTCAATGCCATTGTCTAAAAGGATGGCATCAGTTTCCATGCATGCATTAACTAATCATCACCTTTTTCAATCCATCATCTGACTCTATAAGTTATCATATTGTTTGGGTTGCCTCCATTACAGGATGAGCAGATATTTCCATCACAAATTCTGGAAGAGCAAGGCCATCGTTCTGCTTGTCTGATATTAACTTTTCATTAGCTCCATGCTCTTCCGAAATTTAGATGAATGGACATTTCTGCTCATCCCCTAATGGAATTAAGGCACGCAATGTGACAACTTAGAGACACATGATGGATTGCGAAAGGCGATGATGAGTTAGTGCATGCCTGGATATTAATGCCATCCTTTGTGGCTGCCTGCAATATTCATGTCACATTTTATCCAGAGGTGACGTTCTTCCCAGCCACACACTTGTCCTCACCAAGCCACCTATTTCTAGCTCTCTGCCGTCCCTTGATTGCCTTACTACTTTGGCTCTGCTGAGACTCTTATTAATGCTACTGTTAGCTTAATAGTTGAGTGTACTGGCACGCACCTGGCTGGCCTCCCTTGTACCATCCTTCAATGAGTAGGCGCAAAATTATGCTGCTTGTATCAAGTTCGTTTACTCATCATTCTGGTTAATTTGCTGTGACTAGCTGAAGCAATGTCTCAATATTAAAATTGATATTTAATGTTTACACGGCAACATAGTTAATTCTGACTTCTCGCGCGTTAAGGGTAATAAATGCTGATCCAATGCTATCCTTGTCCCATGAATGAATAGATAGCAGAACAAAGGTGCACTATTTTGCACAGAGAAAGCaaaatgatgatgatatgatatgatatgatatgatatgaaaatgtaaaattatctccagaataaataatatttttgtaAAAAAATCTTTTTGAAAATTGCATCCTTAAAAGTATTTTTACATTTTGAAGGACTGAAGTGGAACAAGGCTGCAGTCTCCCCTGTTCGAATGGAATGGCCTTGGATTTGGAACTCGAGCACAGATCCGTGAGTCAGGCTGCAGATCGTAGTGAACACCCTAGCTCTGGCGAATTGTGTTTAGAAGATAATTGTGCTCAAAATGTGGACAACCTCACTGGGGAGAGAGGAGCCAATCCGGATCATGCTGCAAAGGTGACCTCTCAAACAACTTTCCAAAGCCTCGATGTCCACAACATCCTTGCCCTGATTCCAAAAGGTGTGAAGCCAGAAGGAAGGTTGGACAAAGTGGTGAAGCAGCCTGACCAAAAATGTCCACGGATTAAATCAACCTCCTCTACAGCAACCAGTACAAGCAAAGTCTCCGTGAAGTCACTTTCTAGCAAAGCCTCCAAAACTCCAGCTTGCTCCAGTGTGGTGAGCAGATGCTCTGACAAAGAAGCCAAAGCTCGTCCCAGTGTGAGTGAAGATAGCAGAATTGAAGGGTATACTTTTGAACTTAATCAGATTTCGCAGGAGAGGGTAACGAGCACACCTGCCACTGTAGGCGTGCCCTTGGTGAGGTGCGGCACAAGATGCTACGGTCAGAGGCTACCTTTGAAATCTTCGCTGAAGAAATCATTTGACTGGCgtgctcattctcaatcaatgaCTACACATGTTCCCAAGATTGGAGAGCAGTGCaaggatgctggtgcaaatcaggCTTTGGACAAAAGTGTGAAAGGCTGTGTACAAAATAAACTTGTGCCCATCCATCAGTCATTAAACCAAACAGCGCAGAATTATACGTACTCAATTCCTGAGGAGGAGTCCCCAGAGTTTTGTGAAACATTTTCTGACGTCCAGAAGCAATGCAGGAAGTTAAGACAACTTTGTCGCCAATCTTCTCATCATCGTCTTCAAAACATGTATAATTTGGGATTGCGGACTACAATTCAGCAGAAATTGGTGCAATTACAGTACTGTGGCACAGCAGATCAACAGTTGGTCAGGAATATGAACATTGCTGCAAATACAAACATGTCTTCTCATCAATGTTATTGGAGGGAGAATCACTCTTTTCAGCCTGAGAATGAACCACAGCACATGCAATTCCCTCAACCACAAGATTTAATATGGTGCAAAAATCCCTCCTCACAACGTACTGTTGAACTGTTTACTTCTCATGGTGGTGAAGTTCCAAAAATAACCATGACTTGTCCTACTCCAATTTCATGCCGAACACCTTCTTAGAGAGGTGCAAATCAGAAGATTGTTCTCAATTTTCCATAAttgtatcgggtcgggacccttcttcagactggagaaatctgaagaagaatcccgacctggaacgtcacctctcTGTAATttccggagaagctgcctgtcccgctgagttgctctcgCACTTTGTATAAGAAagagctgcggatgctggtttaaatcgaagggagacacaaaatgctggagtaactcagcgggtcaggcagcatctctggagagaaggaatgggtgaccttttgggtgcttgagcactttgtttcctttataTTCGGATCAGTGTCTGTTGGGAGGGAAAATTGGTGTATAGGCGGTGGTGAGGGATACAAACTCACATTGAAGCCTAGAAAGATGCTAACTATTAAGACTCCCTTCCCTACGTATTCTCCGACTCTGACCTAAACTCTGCAGAAGTCACTGTCTGCCCATGAGGCATGAATTTGAGAGGGAGAGGCATGCTTTGTTGTGTCTTGTGCCTCAATCCATAGACTGGATTTGCATTGAAACATCCTGAACAATTAACACACCATGTctttagaaaagaaagaaaagcttATTGATTAATTACTTTGAGAGACTGTTTCCATAAAATTGACTTGAACAGGTTTGAGTCTAATACATTTGAAGAgtgttgacctgaaacgtcacatctaTTTTCTCCGGAGCTGCTGTctgaacagctgagttactccagctttttgtatccatcttcagtttaaaccagcatcttgcagttccttcctgcacagtttgAACGCTGCAAGACTCCTCCAGCTCTATGCTATATTGTTACCCTAAAATAACATAcagggtagacacgaaatgctggagtatctcagccggacaggcaacatctctggagagaagggatgggtgacgtttcgggtcgagatccttcttccggcCGTAACATGCAGGGTAATGCTTCATCATCAGAAGTGCTTTACATTGGATACTCAAGGAAGTCACGGTCAAGTAACAGCAGGAATGTGCAGGAGTACGGTCAGTTCACCACCCAAAACTGTCATGTTGCACCATTCCCTCGAATGGCAGAGTCTACGAATCCAACAAAGGACACACCAATCCCCACGGATCATTGTCCTTAATCCCAAGGGACTGTCCAAAGGTGGAAGACACTAGGTTTCAATGAACATGTCATTTTAGATTTATAGAATCCtactgcagggaaacagacccaacctgcccacactgaccaagatgccccatctacactaatcctacctgcccacgtttggcccatatccctctactgtacctgtccaagtgttttttaaatgtcattatagtaCCTTCCTCTGGAGCccgttccttatacccaccacttTAGCTGAGAGCTTCCCTTTTAAGTTGGATTTAATGGTCGCTGATGTAGAAAAGTAACGTGTTGTACTGCATTGCTTTTGAACATGTCTCCAAGTTCCTGGGGCCCTGAGATGCTCTATTCTGCACCGATGTTGTGGGATTTAAGATAGCAGCACGTTTGTGGCCATCAAAAACGAGGGGTGAACAACCTGTCAATTGATGTGCATAACAATTTTTCTGTTCTAACCAGGCCAGATACAAGACCGACAAATGCAGCCTTGGTATCCATAATCATTTTAGTCTCTGCTGGAGATAAGATTATCAAAATTTAAAGCAAGTAATATATTGCATTCCAAAAACAGGGAAGATTTTAAAATTGTATCTCACAACCTTACAATGATTTCTGGCCCATTTTCCTGAGAGGAAATGTGAGCAATGCtgagtgtttgaaggcactgggcctgtactcgctggagtttagaagaatcaggggggacctcattgaaacttaccgaatagtgaaaggtctcgatatagtgaacgtggagaggagtttgtactagtgggagagtctatgagcAGACACCATGGCCCCAGAgtaaaagatgtacctttagaaaaagatatgagaaggaatttctttagtcagagggtgatgaatctgtggaattcattgccacaggtggctgtggaggcctagtcattggatatttttatggcgaggattgacagatttgtgattagtacggatgtcaggggttatggggtgaaggcaggagaatggggttgaaagggaagatagatcagccacgattgaatggcagagtatacttgacgggccgaatggcctaattctgctccttgaagttGTGAACTTCTGAACAATTCCCTTCAGCGGCCCAGCTGAGCATTAGAAGTAAAACCGCCACCTGTCTGCAGTATAAGCACCATTGACCTCAGTGTATTTCtggggtcaggatcaaagccatgGGCTCGAGAAAGCTTGCCATCCAAGTTGAAAACTGGGACTGTGTCCAAAGTAACTTTTGGACTTGCTTGTTTTTTATTGGCTCAACTTCAAAAAATTAACACAGCTTTCCTTAGCAaagtctttgatttttttttgaatTAGTGTTTCATTTGTTCTTAGACATGTCATGGAGCAATACAGCACAAAACAGGGCCTTCATCCCATCAAGTatgtgctgaccatcaaacagTTTTATTCGcttcacattctcatcaaccccCCCCATGTTTCTACCACTCGTCTGCAGATAATCTACAGTGGCAAGGACCAGCAATGGATCTTTgggactcctgagatgctgcctgacccgctgagttactccagcattttgtgtctaccttcgatttaaactagcatctacaggttTTTTTCCTGTCGATCTTTGGGATATCAGAAGAAACGAGAGCACTCGGTTGCAAGAATTAAAAATTTGTAAATAATACATCTGGTCACAAGCAAGACATTTATGCAAAGTTAATATTTTCTAAGCGTACAACTTATGACTGGAAACTGATACTCCGTGCAGTTAGAACAGTGGCTTGCTATATTTTTTATATATCCAAAAAGTGTTAAGCATTTTGGAACATATCTCAATAACTCAATATTTTATGATGCAATTGTCATTGTTTGAATGAAATCCCTATTAGTGCTGTGTGTCCAGTTAATTTGTTGATTTAAACAAAAAATTATATTAACATTTTTCTCAAATACGACGTAAATATTTGTG encodes:
- the LOC144603720 gene encoding uncharacterized protein LOC144603720 isoform X5, which produces MSNPIRRLKGPSIKSQGMLQVTEKSLCGVLGSRTHLQTAIPHLPKITTAVTRGNDAKETQVPISRIADYFMERKKTLKLNGFHWQREKVLMPNSLPLVIRSYKSGNCDNVTYKEKPIGNRKERTSFLESRTTRVNLQNSAEGSASTNSDNTGLGDDIDGNSSSLRYCNGSLTTKFQKAKTKVAARFQGGHGTEVEQGCSLPCSNGMALDLELEHRSVSQAADRSEHPSSGELCLEDNCAQNVDNLTGERGANPDHAAKVTSQTTFQSLDVHNILALIPKGVKPEGRLDKVVKQPDQKCPRIKSTSSTATSTSKVSVKSLSSKASKTPACSSVVSRCSDKEAKARPSVSEDSRIEGYTFELNQISQERVTSTPATVGVPLVRCGTRCYGQRLPLKSSLKKSFDWRAHSQSMTTHVPKIGEQCKDAGANQALDKSVKGCVQNKLVPIHQSLNQTAQNYTYSIPEEESPEFCETFSDVQKQCRKLRQLCRQSSHHRLQNMYNLGLRTTIQQKLVQLQYCGTADQQLVRNMNIAANTNMSSHQCYWRENHSFQPENEPQHMQFPQPQDLIWCKNPSSQRTVELFTSHGGEVPKITMTCPTPISCRTPS
- the LOC144603720 gene encoding uncharacterized protein LOC144603720 isoform X4, which translates into the protein MSNPIRRLKGPSIKSQGMLQVTGSRTHLQTAIPHLPKITTAVTRGNDAKETQVPISRIADYFMERKKTLKLNGFHWQREKVLMPNSLPLVIRSYKSGNCDNVTYKEKPIGNRKERTSFLESRTTRVNLQNSAEGSASTNSDNTGLGDDIDGNSSSLRYCNGSLTTKFQKAKTKVAARFQGGHGYVMDGDNVISVTGVKSANVANSSSDCVARKKWTKDFVKRTVNRQQKPSASSVAERQNTRTEVEQGCSLPCSNGMALDLELEHRSVSQAADRSEHPSSGELCLEDNCAQNVDNLTGERGANPDHAAKVTSQTTFQSLDVHNILALIPKGVKPEGRLDKVVKQPDQKCPRIKSTSSTATSTSKVSVKSLSSKASKTPACSSVVSRCSDKEAKARPSVSEDSRIEGYTFELNQISQERVTSTPATVGVPLVRCGTRCYGQRLPLKSSLKKSFDWRAHSQSMTTHVPKIGEQCKDAGANQALDKSVKGCVQNKLVPIHQSLNQTAQNYTYSIPEEESPEFCETFSDVQKQCRKLRQLCRQSSHHRLQNMYNLGLRTTIQQKLVQLQYCGTADQQLVRNMNIAANTNMSSHQCYWRENHSFQPENEPQHMQFPQPQDLIWCKNPSSQRTVELFTSHGGEVPKITMTCPTPISCRTPS
- the LOC144603720 gene encoding uncharacterized protein LOC144603720 isoform X2; its protein translation is MTNPIRRLKGPSIKSQGMLQVTEKSLCGVLGSRTHLQTAIPHLPKITTAVTRGNDAKETQVPISRIADYFMERKKTLKLNGFHWQREKVLMPNSLPLVIRSYKSGNCDNVTYKEKPIGNRKERTSFLESRTTRVNLQNSAEGSASTNSDNTGLGDDIDGNSSSLRYCNGSLTTKFQKAKTKVAARFQGGHGYVMDGDNVISVTGVKSANVANSSSDCVARKKWTKDFVKRTVNRQQKPSASSVAERQNTRTEVEQGCSLPCSNGMALDLELEHRSVSQAADRSEHPSSGELCLEDNCAQNVDNLTGERGANPDHAAKVTSQTTFQSLDVHNILALIPKGVKPEGRLDKVVKQPDQKCPRIKSTSSTATSTSKVSVKSLSSKASKTPACSSVVSRCSDKEAKARPSVSEDSRIEGYTFELNQISQERVTSTPATVGVPLVRCGTRCYGQRLPLKSSLKKSFDWRAHSQSMTTHVPKIGEQCKDAGANQALDKSVKGCVQNKLVPIHQSLNQTAQNYTYSIPEEESPEFCETFSDVQKQCRKLRQLCRQSSHHRLQNMYNLGLRTTIQQKLVQLQYCGTADQQLVRNMNIAANTNMSSHQCYWRENHSFQPENEPQHMQFPQPQDLIWCKNPSSQRTVELFTSHGGEVPKITMTCPTPISCRTPS
- the LOC144603720 gene encoding uncharacterized protein LOC144603720 isoform X1; protein product: MSNPIRRLKGPSIKSQGMLQVTEKSLCGVLGSRTHLQTAIPHLPKITTAVTRGNDAKETQVPISRIADYFMERKKTLKLNGFHWQREKVLMPNSLPLVIRSYKSGNCDNVTYKEKPIGNRKERTSFLESRTTRVNLQNSAEGSASTNSDNTGLGDDIDGNSSSLRYCNGSLTTKFQKAKTKVAARFQGGHGYVMDGDNVISVTGVKSANVANSSSDCVARKKWTKDFVKRTVNRQQKPSASSVAERQNTRTEVEQGCSLPCSNGMALDLELEHRSVSQAADRSEHPSSGELCLEDNCAQNVDNLTGERGANPDHAAKVTSQTTFQSLDVHNILALIPKGVKPEGRLDKVVKQPDQKCPRIKSTSSTATSTSKVSVKSLSSKASKTPACSSVVSRCSDKEAKARPSVSEDSRIEGYTFELNQISQERVTSTPATVGVPLVRCGTRCYGQRLPLKSSLKKSFDWRAHSQSMTTHVPKIGEQCKDAGANQALDKSVKGCVQNKLVPIHQSLNQTAQNYTYSIPEEESPEFCETFSDVQKQCRKLRQLCRQSSHHRLQNMYNLGLRTTIQQKLVQLQYCGTADQQLVRNMNIAANTNMSSHQCYWRENHSFQPENEPQHMQFPQPQDLIWCKNPSSQRTVELFTSHGGEVPKITMTCPTPISCRTPS
- the LOC144603720 gene encoding uncharacterized protein LOC144603720 isoform X3, producing the protein MTNPIRRLKGPSIKSQGMLQVTGSRTHLQTAIPHLPKITTAVTRGNDAKETQVPISRIADYFMERKKTLKLNGFHWQREKVLMPNSLPLVIRSYKSGNCDNVTYKEKPIGNRKERTSFLESRTTRVNLQNSAEGSASTNSDNTGLGDDIDGNSSSLRYCNGSLTTKFQKAKTKVAARFQGGHGYVMDGDNVISVTGVKSANVANSSSDCVARKKWTKDFVKRTVNRQQKPSASSVAERQNTRTEVEQGCSLPCSNGMALDLELEHRSVSQAADRSEHPSSGELCLEDNCAQNVDNLTGERGANPDHAAKVTSQTTFQSLDVHNILALIPKGVKPEGRLDKVVKQPDQKCPRIKSTSSTATSTSKVSVKSLSSKASKTPACSSVVSRCSDKEAKARPSVSEDSRIEGYTFELNQISQERVTSTPATVGVPLVRCGTRCYGQRLPLKSSLKKSFDWRAHSQSMTTHVPKIGEQCKDAGANQALDKSVKGCVQNKLVPIHQSLNQTAQNYTYSIPEEESPEFCETFSDVQKQCRKLRQLCRQSSHHRLQNMYNLGLRTTIQQKLVQLQYCGTADQQLVRNMNIAANTNMSSHQCYWRENHSFQPENEPQHMQFPQPQDLIWCKNPSSQRTVELFTSHGGEVPKITMTCPTPISCRTPS